Sequence from the Clostridium saccharobutylicum DSM 13864 genome:
GTAAGTTTAACTCCAAACTTTTCTCTAATTAAATCAGACAATCCTTTACCAGTTACTACTGCCATTCTTGCATTCATTTCTTGTATTACTGCAAGACTAAATGTAATTAACAAAAGTCCCCATAACATTTTATACCCATATGAAGCTCCAACTGATGCATATGTTGTAATTCCACCTGCATCATTACCAGCGTTTACAGTAATTAGTCCTGGCCCAATAATTGTCATAATGAAAAGTAACTTTTTGAATCTATTAGACAATGTCTTCTTCATATTATTGCCCTCCTTAATCTTGTATACTCGTAAATGCTGTCATTTAATGATACTACTCCTATTAATTTAGCCTCATCATCTATAACTGGCATACCTATAAGATTATATTTTTGCATTATACTAAGAGCATCCTCTATTTCATCCTCATCTTTTAATGTTTTTGGCTGAGACCCCATCACATTATAGAGTTTAGTATTTTTATCTGAAGTAATAAGTGAAAATAGAGAAAGTATACCAATAAGATTATCTTTATCATTTGTAATATATATATAGTAACTTTCCTCTTCATCAGGGCTGTTATCTTCAATCCACTTTAAAACCTCACTTACCGTTACATCCGGTAAAAATGTTAAGAAGTCCTTAGACATTATACTTCCCACTGTTTCTCTTTCGTACTCCATAAGTTCTCTGATTTCGCCTTGGCTTTCTGTATCCATTTGAGTTAACAGCTTTTCTACTCTATCTTCCTCTATTTCCTCAAGGATATCAGCAACTTCATCTGATGGCATGATTTCAAAAATGTCAGTAGCTTTTTCATCTGACATGGATTTTAATAAATTTACTTGGACATCAGTTTCTATTTCCTCAAGAACTTCAGCTGCTTTTTCATTGTTTAAACTATTAAATAGTATATTTCTACTTGTATTATCAAGGTCCTCAATTATATCCGCTATATCTGCTGCATGCAAAGTTTCAATTTTATTTGCCGGCATATGAAGTTGTAAATTATTAACGTTTGTAGATAAAGTCTGAACATTATCCCAAATAATTAACTTATTTCTTAAGTTACATTTAAAAGCTCCTATTAACTTAATAAAAAGATACTCTACGCCAAGTCGCCTGAGCAAGCCTCTTGTTCCTATATCAACAGCTACAAGCTGCCACTTAGAATTTATATTTCCAAGCCTTACATCATTAACACGTTCTACCTTTTTACCATTAATATCGACTATTTGTTTATCTAAAAAATCTCTTACTAAAAAAATATCTTTTTCATGTGGCAATTTTATTATAAGACGTTCACTATTAATTTTAATTATATATCTTTCTTTTTCATCTCTTAATATATCAAGAGCTTCTGCTGATACATAAAAAGATTTTCTTCCATTTGTAATTTGTATATACATTACAGTAGGATTTGATTGACTAAAATCAAGTATAAGATCCTTTAATCTACCAATTACTTGTCCTGATATATTTTGAATTGGCTTATGAAGAATTTTGCTAAAAAAGAAACTTGTTGCTTTTTCCATATTATTCACCCTTTCAATTAGGGCATCAAAAGTACATCCAATTAATGCCCATAAAAATAGTATTACTTGAACCTAAATAAAAATTCATATCACACTTATCCGTATCATAGTCATCCATTTGGATGCACCTCCTTTACTAAACAGTTAAGCTAAATTCTATAAAATAAAAAAATCCCTCCACTTTAAGTGAAGGGATAATAACCTAAACAATAACGTTACAAATACACGTAATTATTTTAATCATATAATTGCGACATTTCCTTCACTCGTTGAGCTTTAGCACTATATAGCATAGAAAACCTACGGTCTTCGGCTACATTAAGTAGAACCTTAATCCGGCAATACCTGTTGACCCATTGGCGTCTTTCGACGTTTCCGGGCAGCAGCATGTATCTATATAGGAGCCTCACCTAACAAAGATTTTATTTTTAATTTCAACTTATTTTACTATCTACTACTTGGTAAGTCAATAACAAAAATAACATCCTTGAATCATCTTGGATATTAAGCAATTATATCTAAACTATTATATCGTCAATTAATTATCTTAAGTTCAAAAAGCTGTCAGTTAAATATTAAATATTACATATAAATTAATTTTTAATACAAGTAATTGATTATTATTATTTAGTATTCCATAATTATCATATAAATACATTTATTTGTTAAAATTTTAAAGGAGAATTTAAGATGAACAGATTTTTAGTTAGCAAAAAACTTCTTAAACAACTAGATACTCCTATGATTATTACAGCTCTTCTTATTACTATTTTTGGAATTATAAATATTTATAGTGTAACGTATTCAACTCTTGGATTTTACTATGCTAAATTACAAATATTATGGTTAATTTTAGGCATAGCAATAATATATTTTATTTTATTATTTAATTATAATATGATAGGAATATATTCTAAGTTAATTTACTGGTCTGGAGTAATACTTTTATTATATAACGATATAACTAGCAAAGCTGTAAAAGGAGCATCATCATGGATACGACTTGGGAATAGAGCTATAGAACCCGGCGAATTTGTAAAGTTGGGATTAATATTAATTCTAGCAAAAAAATTAGATGATATGGATGGAAATATAAATACTCCAAAGAACTTTCTTATTTTATCCATATATGCCTTTATTCCAATGTTCCTAATAATAATTCAACCTAATTTAGGAATGACTCTTATTTGTTTTTTTGTTACTCTAGGTATATATTTCATTTCAGGTTTAAATCTAAAAATTATTGCAGCAGGATTTCTATCTACAGTCCCATTAAGCTTTATTCTATGGTTTAGCAACATATTAAAACCATATCAAAGGCAGAGAATTCTAGTATTCTTAGATCCAGAATCATATCAACAAAATTCAGGCTTCCAATTAATGCAATCTATAATAAGTATAGGTTCTGGTGGTTTATTTGGAGATGGATTTCTAAAAGGCATTAAATCATCTGGTGGATTTATTCCCGAAGTTCATACAGATTTTATATTTGCAGCTGTTGGAGAACAGTGGGGATTTCTAGGTGCCCTTTTTCTTATATTATTATATGTTATTTTGATTTATAGAATGCTTAAGTTGGCCAAGCAGTCTAAAGATATTATCGGTCGCCTTATCTGTGTTGGTACAGCATCTGGATTCTTATTTTCAGTACTTCAAAACATAGGTATGACTATTGGAATTATGCCGGTTGCAGGAATTACACTTCCGTTTATGAGCTATGGTGGCAGCTCAATACTCGTTAACTTTATGTCTTTGGGATTGGTGCTAAATGTAGGTATGAGAAAAAGTAAAATTAACTTCTAAAATATTGTAATATTAAAATTCTAAAGTACATTTAAATATTATAAGTGGTTTAAACCTAAATATAAGGTTTAAACCACTTATAATACAATAAACATTTTCTAATAAAATATCAATCAGCTAATAAACAAGCTAGAATTAAATGAACAAAATGCTTTATACAAATTTATTTATACATATAATCTCTAGTCCATTGCAATTCATTATTTACCCCTTTATTAAATAGAAATTGATGAATGTTTATATTTCCACAATTAAAAGATGCTGCACAAGAATTTAAATATAATCTCCACATCCTTATAAAAGTTTCATCCTTCGTTTTTCTTATTTCAGGTAGTGCATTTTCGAAATTCCTTGCCCAATTTTCTAAAGTTCTTCCATAATGCAACCTTAGATTTTCTACATCAATGACATCAAACTTCTCATTTGACATATATTCTATTAATTCTGTAATTGCTGGAATATATCCACCTGGGAAAATATATTTATCTATCCAAGTATTATTTCCTCCGGTTTCTATGGCTGTTATACAATGAAGTAAGGATACTCCATTTTCATTTAACAAATTATTTATAGTTGAAAAGTACTCTGCAAGATGATCTTTCCCAACATGTTCTAACATGCCCACACTAACTATTTTATCGAACTTTTTATTCTTTAGCTCTCTGTAATCTGTAAGTTGAACTTCAACTAGATCCTCTAGTCCTTCATTTTTTATTCTTTCATTAACTTTAGATAACTGCTCAGAACTCAAAGTTATCCCCATAGCCTTTACTTTATATTTTTTAGCTGCAGTAATAATCAATTCACCCCAGCCACAGCCTATATCTAATAAGGTTTCACCCTCTTTTAAATCTAATTTCTTAATAATATGTTCTACTTTGTTTTTTTGAGCTTGAGTTAGTGAATCATTTGCAGATTTAAAGTAACCACAAGAATATGTCATGGTATCATCTAACCATAATTTATAAAAGTCATTTCCAATATCATAATGAAATTCAATATTCTTTTTACTATTCTTAATATTATTTGTAGCCATCTTTAGTAAATTTGCATATTTATCACTATTGCTTAAAAAACTCTCTTTATTATTATATAAAGATTCTATAACTTTTTGAACGCTTCCCTCGATATCTATTTTTTTGGTCATATATGCTTCACCAAAAGTTAATGAAGGATCCTTAATAATATCAGCTTTAGGAATAGGTTCATTAAAAATTATTTTAAATTGGCTTTCTCCTTGTCCATAAACTTCTGAACTACCATCCCAAAGTTTTAGTTCAAAGGTATCTGAAAATAAATTTTTAAATAATGTTTTGTAAAATATTTTGTCAATAATCATGACATTCATCTCCCATTTTTATTTAATTAACAAATCTAAAAATTAGATTAAATTTAACGATTTACTTTATTAGCTTCATTACTATTTCACATAGCTTTACATTTTGAACGCAGTTTACCATTTATATATTTCTTTTAAATGTTATTCTCTTTACTTTTTGATAAATAATTGAATAATTGATTATAATTTTTTTCTACTAATGGTTGTCTGTTTTTTGAATTCTCAATTTTATTATTATGTATGTCCATATTTTTTTTAAAGTTTTCTAATGTATCAATAATAGCAGTTTTAAATAGTGGAATAGAATCAATTATTCTCTTTATTCCATATATATATTCATCATCACTAAGAGTAAAACATTGAAATAATCCAGAAGTTAATCTTCCATCAGAGAACATATATATGTATCTATCACGCATTTCATCAGATAAATCAACTTCAATTTTATGCTTATATAATCTAAATATAATATCTCCATTTTTTATAAACACAGGAAATATACTAGAAAAAAGCGCCACTATATTGTTTTGTTCATCAACTACACCCGAAAAATCATTTTCATTAAGTCTCGCTACAATTTCATCTGTAAATATACAGTTTTTTATTTCCTTGCCCAATTTTGATTTTAATCTTTGTTCTCTTTCTTCAATTAATAAATTATCAATAGAATTAAATAATCTATTAATCGGACTTATATTTTTTTTTGAATTCTCTTTATTAGTAATCATAATAATTCCTCCATAAATAATTTAATTAAAACTTAATCTTTAATGATTTCAAAGAATATCATTAGACCAACTCAAATAGTAATAAATAAAAATGACATACACGATATTAACCTTTCGCATATGTCTTCAATAATTTCAGTTTTAACTATATCAAAAACAAAGTTAAAAAATAAAATTAACTCTAAAAATATTTCCGGTACAGATAATGTTAAAAAGCAATTGTATTATTATTCCTAAAAAATATGCTATTAAAATAATAATTACTTATTTAAAATATTTCAAAGGTCACTTATTCCGTAAAAATCGCCGACATAGTGGTCATACCAGTTAGTGCTAATATATCACATATTTTCTAATAATTCAACAAATGAATTCATAACAACATTTCCTTTTCTGTTACTTTCCTAATGTTTTTTTCCATTAACTTCATTTTCCATGCATTTATGTTAATCAGTAGTGTTTCCGCTTTAACATACATTTATATTAATATATTTTCATATAAAAAAATTTATGCCATAAAAAACTCAAATAGACCTCAACACAATTTCTTGCTTGCAATTTTTTATTAAAATAACTATTGAGCATAAGATTATATTAGGTAAAATATTAAAACATAAAAAGTGCTACAATCCTTAGTAATATAAGGTTTAAAGCGCTAAACTCAAATAAATATTTTGGCGGAGAGAAAGGGATTTGAACCCCCGGTACCCTAGTTTGAGTACAATGATTTTCGAGACCATCGCTTTAAACCACTCAGCCATCTCTCCATATAATTTTTCAATTCATTTATTTTACATATATTACACAAATAAACACACAAGATAATTATACACCTTATTAAATCAAACAAAAAGCACTTTTACTATTAATATCATACTTCTATTTACCATATCCTCAATTTATAATTATATAATTCATATCAATCTTAAAGTTATCAAGTTTATTACATTAAATATTATTGTTTTCTTCTTTTGTCGAAAAATTCAACTAATAAATCAGAACATTCATCATCATATGTCCATTTAACATTAACAAAAGAATTTAACCTTCTGTTATCAAGAATATTAATTGTTGAACCACAAGCTCCCATATCTTTATTAAAAGTTCCTATGTATAATTTAGATATTCTACTTTGAACAATAGCACTAGCACACATCGGGCAAGGTTCAAGTGTTACATACATTTCGGTACCATTGAGTCTCCAATCGCCAAGAAACTTCGATGCTTTTCTTATTGCTAAAATTTCAGCATGTGCTGTAGTATCATTTAATGTTTCTTTTAAGTTATGAGCTTTTGCTATAACTACACCATCTTTTACAATGACAGCCCCTACTGGAATTTCTCCTTTTTCCATTGCTAAAATTGCTTGTTTCTTAGCAATTTCCATGAAATCTATCATATTTAATCTCCTTATCGTTATATTAAAATTTCTTAAATATTATTTCACATATATCTTACTACCTAAATTATATTATCTAAATAAAATTTTAAGTTTATATAAAAAATTAAAACTAAAATTTATATCTTACAACAAAAAAAGATCACTGAAAAATGTATACAGTAATCTTTTTATCTTATATATTAATCCTAACACTTCAATCATTATTTTTTAATTAATATACTAATATCCATTTATTTTATTTTTCCTCTTCAACATTAGTAAATATTCTAACTTTTTTAATTCTGTTTTTCTCTATCTTCTCTGCAATAAATTTTGTTTTATTTATCGCAACTTCTTCCTGCTCTTCTGGCATTCTACCAAGCTCTCCAATCATAAATCCGCCAACAGAATCAAATTCTTCAGAATCTATATCGACCCCAATTAATTCACTAATCTCATGTAATTTCACACTTCCTTCAACTACATATTCGTTATCCCTTATAACTTGAACAGACTTCTTCTCTTCATCATATTCGTCTTCAATTTCTCCAACTATCTCTTCTACTAAGTCTTCAATTGTGACTATTCCAACAGTTCCACCATATTCATCTAATACAACTGCAATATGATTTCTTGATTTTTTCATTTCTTTAAACAATTCTACAATTTTCTTAAATTCAAATGTATAGAATGGTTCTCTAATATATTTATTTACATTAAAGTTTTCCCTTGCATTTTCAACCATAGCAAGATCTTTAACATTTAAAAATCCTATAATATTATCTATAGTTTGATTATAAACAGGAATTCTAGAGAATTGCTCATTCTTTATTACTTCCATTACTTCATCATAAGTTGCTTCTTCATCAATAGAAATAATATCCACTCTTTGAACCATTATATCTTTAACTTGTTGATCCGCAAATTCAAATACATTAAATATCATTTCTTTTTCAACATTTTCTAAAACGCCTTCCTCTTCACTAACGCCAACCATAGTTTTTAATTCTTCTTCCGTTATGGATGATTCAGATTCATTAGGATTTCCTCCAAGAATTCTAATCACCAATGAAGAAATGGCTGCAAAAATGTAAACTATCGGTTTAAACACTACTACTACAAATCTTATAAACTTGGCAACTTTTAATGATACTGATTCAGGATTTTGTTTAGCTATAGATTTTGGTGTTACTTCACCAAAAATAAGTATTAATATAGTCATTATTCCAGTGGCAATTCCAACTCCACTACTTCCAAAAATATTTGTTGCAACCATTGTTGCAATTGATGATGCTCCTATATTAGCTACATTATTTCCTATTAAAATCGCACTTAAAAGCTTGTTTTGGTCCTCAGTAAGTTTTTCTACCAATTCAGCTCCTGGCACCCCTTCTTCAATCATATGTCTTAATCTTATTTTGTTCAAAGACATAAGTGCAGTTTCTGACATTGAAAATAAGCAAGATAATACTATCAGTAAAATCAAACTAATTATCTGCCACGTATAACTAGGGTCCAAAAATAATCACTCTCCTAAAATTTCAAAATTTATATTTTACTTTAATTATATCATATTATAAATCAAAGTAATATAATTGCCAATTTCATCCTATTAACTTATATTACTATATTTAGTGATTTGGGAATTAATACATAGTATTAGAACCATATATCAAATTTTCTTATTTCATTAAGTCATTACTCTACTTTAATTTTTAGCTAAGACACATTTAAAAAATAAAAAATCCTTCTGACAAACCTATTTCCAGTCATGTTAAGTCAGCAAATTACCTTGATAAGCTCACTATAACATCAATTCACTTCCTTGCATTATGAAAAAAATAATCATAACCTTTTGGACTTATCGTTTTATTTTATATGCTTGAAAATACATCTTAACTAGAAAAAAGTGTTCTCTTCTGCACAGTGTTGCTTTGAAAATATGGATGTAGCATTTCTTCATTATAAGTTATTCTACCTTTGCTTGTCCCAATAAATATTGGGAACATACAAAAGTGGATGCAACTTACAATGTTAGAAATCCACATCTATATTCTCTAGCAACCGAGCAAAAAGAGAACACTTTCTTTCGGTAAATAATTGCTATAACTTATTATTGCACTTCACTTAATGTAGGCATTGATGCTATTGCTCCATAGTTTGTACATGTTATTGCTCCTACTTTGTTAGCAAATGCAACTATTTCTTTCCATTGTTCCATACTAATGTTTTTCTTATCCTCAAATTCAGATACTTGCTTTAATACAGCTCCAACAAATGAATCTCCAGCTCCTGTTGAATCTACTTGTTTAATCTTGATTGATGGAATTACTGCATTTTCACCCTTAACGCTTAAGTAAGTTCCTTCAGCTCCTAAAGTAATAGTTACTACACCAACTCCTAATTCATGTAACTTATTAACTCCAGCTGTAAGATCCTTTTCCTTAGTTATTAAGTATAATTCTTCATCACTTAATTTAGTGAAATCACTATACTTTAAAAATTTCTTACTATCTGCTATAAATTGATCTAGCATATCATCTTTGATTAATGCATCTCTATAATTTGGATCAAACGATACATAAATATTGTTTTCCTTTGCATATTCTAATAATTTAAAATATGTTTTCTTTAATTCACCTTCTAAAAATCCTGTAGCTGATCCAAAGTGAATTATATCTGTTGCTGTTATCTTTGATGTATCAACATTATCAAATGAATATTCTCCATCGCTTCCTCTTAAGAAATCGAAGTTACGCTCTCCATCTGCATCTATTCCAACTAAGGCCATTGTAGTGCTTCCTTTTTCTACTGCCATTTCAGTATTTATATTCAAATCATTTAATAATCCAATTAAAAATTTTCCGAAGAAGTCATCTCCAACTTGACCTAAGAAATAAGCATTTCCTTCTAACTTAGTAATACTTGCCGCAACGTTAGCTGGTGCTCCTCCTGCTTTCTTTTCGAATTTTTCACCATATTTTAGGCCTTTATTATCAACACAAACCATGTCAATTAAAAGTTCCCCAATGCAAAAAATGTTTTTATTCATACTTAACACCCCTCAAATTCCAAACGATTGCTTCGTTTAATTTTAGTTTATTATCGCTTTTAATTTCTACTTCTAATTCGTCTTCCTTAGGGAAGTACATTAATGTTGTTGTTTGTAAACCTTTTTCATAATATATTTCCATCACAGAATTGTCAAGAAACATATGTAAACTTAACGATTTATCAGTCTTTAATTTAAACTTCCTAATCCCTTTTCCGCCTAATTTCATATTATTTCTATCTATGATGCATATTTCAGTTCTTTTGTCATAAACTAAAGATATATATTCATCTTTAAACTTAAACTTCAACTCTATAACATTACTTTCATCAAAATCAAAATCTAACTTTATTTCTACATTTCTTGAATCTAATTTTAAGTTATAATTACAAAAAGTTAAATTATTAATATTTACAATTTGTGACTTTCTTAGATTTTCTACTAACTTTAATGGTCTTTGATATAATACATTATCCTTATATTCTAGAACTCTAGGTAAAGTTAACGGAAACATCCAGCCGCCATTATCTGAACTTGGATATTCATTGTCCTTATCTGGCATACCTACCCATCCAATCATGATATTTTCACCATCATGAGTGAATACTTGTGGTGCATAAAAATCAAATCCCATATCTATTTCTTTAAATTCACTATGGTTCTTTAAGGATACTTCTTCTAAATCTAAATCTCCAATTATATATCCTGATTGATATATATTTTGATATCTAAATTCCTCAGCTTCTAATCCTTGTGGTGAAAATAAAAATGCATATTTAGTTTTATCTAACTTAACCATATTAGGACATTCCCACATATAGCCAAATTCATTCATATTTGTCTTTAACTCTCCGACAAGTTCCCAATTTTCAATGTCTTCCGACTTATAAATCAGAGCTCTTCCTTTTAAATTCTCAGTTTGAACTCCAAGTACCATGTAATAAACTCCATCTTGAATAAATATCATCGGATCTCTAAAATGTGCAGTATATCCTTCAGGCTGCTTAGTTATTATAGGTCCTCTCTTTTCAAAAGTTCCATCTTTATGATAATCAACTATACATTGATAAGATTCTCTATTATTATTTTCATCTTTAACATTTCCTGTATAAAATAATTTTAAAGTATTATCTTTTACATATGCACCACCAGAATAACATCCGTTTTTATCATACCATTCTTCTGGCTTTAGAATTATTTCCGGCTTAGTAAAATTAACAAAATCATCTGTTTTAACTAGTGCCCAATGTTTATTCTTATGTTCACATCCAAATGGATTC
This genomic interval carries:
- a CDS encoding magnesium transporter, with the protein product MEKATSFFFSKILHKPIQNISGQVIGRLKDLILDFSQSNPTVMYIQITNGRKSFYVSAEALDILRDEKERYIIKINSERLIIKLPHEKDIFLVRDFLDKQIVDINGKKVERVNDVRLGNINSKWQLVAVDIGTRGLLRRLGVEYLFIKLIGAFKCNLRNKLIIWDNVQTLSTNVNNLQLHMPANKIETLHAADIADIIEDLDNTSRNILFNSLNNEKAAEVLEEIETDVQVNLLKSMSDEKATDIFEIMPSDEVADILEEIEEDRVEKLLTQMDTESQGEIRELMEYERETVGSIMSKDFLTFLPDVTVSEVLKWIEDNSPDEEESYYIYITNDKDNLIGILSLFSLITSDKNTKLYNVMGSQPKTLKDEDEIEDALSIMQKYNLIGMPVIDDEAKLIGVVSLNDSIYEYTRLRRAII
- the rodA gene encoding rod shape-determining protein RodA, which translates into the protein MNRFLVSKKLLKQLDTPMIITALLITIFGIINIYSVTYSTLGFYYAKLQILWLILGIAIIYFILLFNYNMIGIYSKLIYWSGVILLLYNDITSKAVKGASSWIRLGNRAIEPGEFVKLGLILILAKKLDDMDGNINTPKNFLILSIYAFIPMFLIIIQPNLGMTLICFFVTLGIYFISGLNLKIIAAGFLSTVPLSFILWFSNILKPYQRQRILVFLDPESYQQNSGFQLMQSIISIGSGGLFGDGFLKGIKSSGGFIPEVHTDFIFAAVGEQWGFLGALFLILLYVILIYRMLKLAKQSKDIIGRLICVGTASGFLFSVLQNIGMTIGIMPVAGITLPFMSYGGSSILVNFMSLGLVLNVGMRKSKINF
- a CDS encoding SAM-dependent methyltransferase — its product is MIIDKIFYKTLFKNLFSDTFELKLWDGSSEVYGQGESQFKIIFNEPIPKADIIKDPSLTFGEAYMTKKIDIEGSVQKVIESLYNNKESFLSNSDKYANLLKMATNNIKNSKKNIEFHYDIGNDFYKLWLDDTMTYSCGYFKSANDSLTQAQKNKVEHIIKKLDLKEGETLLDIGCGWGELIITAAKKYKVKAMGITLSSEQLSKVNERIKNEGLEDLVEVQLTDYRELKNKKFDKIVSVGMLEHVGKDHLAEYFSTINNLLNENGVSLLHCITAIETGGNNTWIDKYIFPGGYIPAITELIEYMSNEKFDVIDVENLRLHYGRTLENWARNFENALPEIRKTKDETFIRMWRLYLNSCAASFNCGNINIHQFLFNKGVNNELQWTRDYMYK
- a CDS encoding nucleoside deaminase → MIDFMEIAKKQAILAMEKGEIPVGAVIVKDGVVIAKAHNLKETLNDTTAHAEILAIRKASKFLGDWRLNGTEMYVTLEPCPMCASAIVQSRISKLYIGTFNKDMGACGSTINILDNRRLNSFVNVKWTYDDECSDLLVEFFDKRRKQ
- a CDS encoding HlyC/CorC family transporter; this encodes MDPSYTWQIISLILLIVLSCLFSMSETALMSLNKIRLRHMIEEGVPGAELVEKLTEDQNKLLSAILIGNNVANIGASSIATMVATNIFGSSGVGIATGIMTILILIFGEVTPKSIAKQNPESVSLKVAKFIRFVVVVFKPIVYIFAAISSLVIRILGGNPNESESSITEEELKTMVGVSEEEGVLENVEKEMIFNVFEFADQQVKDIMVQRVDIISIDEEATYDEVMEVIKNEQFSRIPVYNQTIDNIIGFLNVKDLAMVENARENFNVNKYIREPFYTFEFKKIVELFKEMKKSRNHIAVVLDEYGGTVGIVTIEDLVEEIVGEIEDEYDEEKKSVQVIRDNEYVVEGSVKLHEISELIGVDIDSEEFDSVGGFMIGELGRMPEEQEEVAINKTKFIAEKIEKNRIKKVRIFTNVEEEK
- a CDS encoding carbohydrate kinase family protein produces the protein MNKNIFCIGELLIDMVCVDNKGLKYGEKFEKKAGGAPANVAASITKLEGNAYFLGQVGDDFFGKFLIGLLNDLNINTEMAVEKGSTTMALVGIDADGERNFDFLRGSDGEYSFDNVDTSKITATDIIHFGSATGFLEGELKKTYFKLLEYAKENNIYVSFDPNYRDALIKDDMLDQFIADSKKFLKYSDFTKLSDEELYLITKEKDLTAGVNKLHELGVGVVTITLGAEGTYLSVKGENAVIPSIKIKQVDSTGAGDSFVGAVLKQVSEFEDKKNISMEQWKEIVAFANKVGAITCTNYGAIASMPTLSEVQ
- a CDS encoding sucrose-6-phosphate hydrolase; amino-acid sequence: MLNQDLYQKVEENLNNYYSNKDNNIWRNNFHIEMPFGLVNDPNGLSYYNDKFHIFYQWNPFGCEHKNKHWALVKTDDFVNFTKPEIILKPEEWYDKNGCYSGGAYVKDNTLKLFYTGNVKDENNNRESYQCIVDYHKDGTFEKRGPIITKQPEGYTAHFRDPMIFIQDGVYYMVLGVQTENLKGRALIYKSEDIENWELVGELKTNMNEFGYMWECPNMVKLDKTKYAFLFSPQGLEAEEFRYQNIYQSGYIIGDLDLEEVSLKNHSEFKEIDMGFDFYAPQVFTHDGENIMIGWVGMPDKDNEYPSSDNGGWMFPLTLPRVLEYKDNVLYQRPLKLVENLRKSQIVNINNLTFCNYNLKLDSRNVEIKLDFDFDESNVIELKFKFKDEYISLVYDKRTEICIIDRNNMKLGGKGIRKFKLKTDKSLSLHMFLDNSVMEIYYEKGLQTTTLMYFPKEDELEVEIKSDNKLKLNEAIVWNLRGVKYE